From one Patescibacteria group bacterium genomic stretch:
- the metG gene encoding methionine--tRNA ligase: protein MSEKKVFVTTAIDYVNAKPHIGHALEKIQADVLVRWNRDSLRNSTYFLSGTDENGLKNVQTAKAENMPVKKYVDRNSTYFTALKSMLNLTYDQFIRTTEAKHFEGSQKLWKAFKPEDICKKKYKGLYCVGCEEFKTEKDLVDGKCPEHNCPPEAVEEENYFFKLSNYQEQILDLIRTDKVKILPEYRKNEVINFIESGLNDLSISRSAERVENWGVPVPGDDSQIMYVWIDALANYITALDYDKNGELFEKYWLNGNERIHIVGKGILRFHAIYWIAMLLSAGLPLPTAVLSHEYLTINGKKISKSLGNVINPEEVVEKYGVDGARYVLLTSLPWSKDGDITWERMSEKYASDLSNNIGNLVQRTIAMIKKYDVKVESPESKVHKVEGEDNNFFNESEFKEEIESLKMELALKRVIASAQSLNQYIDENKPWSLAKTDMEKCTEVLNNVRDNLIYLSDFIMPFMPEAGKGMKKQLETLEPEPLFPRIEK, encoded by the coding sequence ATGTCCGAGAAAAAAGTTTTTGTGACAACAGCAATCGATTATGTAAATGCTAAGCCGCATATTGGCCATGCTTTGGAAAAGATTCAAGCCGATGTTCTTGTTCGCTGGAATCGTGATTCTCTTCGCAACAGCACTTATTTTCTGTCTGGAACCGATGAAAATGGGCTCAAGAACGTCCAAACTGCAAAAGCCGAAAATATGCCGGTGAAGAAATATGTTGATAGAAATTCAACTTATTTTACTGCGCTTAAGTCGATGCTAAATCTTACATATGATCAGTTTATTCGTACAACAGAGGCAAAACATTTTGAAGGATCACAAAAATTGTGGAAAGCGTTCAAGCCGGAGGACATCTGCAAGAAAAAGTATAAAGGCTTATATTGTGTAGGTTGTGAGGAATTTAAGACAGAGAAGGATCTTGTCGATGGCAAGTGCCCCGAGCACAATTGCCCGCCCGAAGCTGTGGAAGAGGAAAATTACTTTTTTAAGTTATCGAATTACCAAGAGCAAATTCTTGATCTGATTAGGACTGATAAAGTAAAAATTTTGCCGGAATACAGGAAAAATGAGGTTATCAACTTCATCGAATCGGGATTAAACGATCTTTCAATCTCCCGATCTGCCGAGCGGGTAGAAAATTGGGGCGTTCCAGTGCCCGGTGACGATTCCCAAATCATGTATGTCTGGATCGATGCGCTCGCCAATTACATTACGGCGCTCGATTACGACAAAAACGGCGAACTGTTTGAAAAATACTGGTTAAATGGCAATGAGCGAATTCATATAGTAGGCAAGGGGATTCTACGTTTTCATGCAATTTATTGGATCGCGATGTTGCTCTCGGCTGGTCTGCCGTTGCCAACGGCTGTGCTATCACATGAATATTTGACGATCAATGGCAAGAAAATTTCCAAGTCTCTTGGCAATGTCATTAATCCGGAGGAAGTGGTTGAAAAATATGGCGTCGACGGTGCGCGTTACGTTCTTCTGACATCACTTCCATGGAGCAAGGATGGCGATATAACCTGGGAGAGGATGAGCGAGAAATATGCTTCCGATCTTTCAAACAACATCGGAAATCTGGTTCAGCGAACGATTGCGATGATCAAGAAATACGATGTGAAAGTCGAAAGTCCCGAGTCGAAAGTCCATAAAGTCGAAGGTGAGGACAATAACTTTTTTAATGAGTCAGAATTCAAAGAAGAGATCGAATCGTTGAAGATGGAGTTGGCTCTGAAGCGAGTTATTGCTTCTGCCCAATCGCTAAACCAATACATCGATGAAAATAAGCCCTGGTCCCTTGCAAAAACCGACATGGAAAAGTGTACCGAGGTTTTAAATAATGTCCGAGATAATCTAATTTATCTTTCAGATTTTATAATGCCATTTATGCCTGAAGCAGGGAAAGGGATGAAAAAGCAGCTCGAAACTTTGGAACCAGAGCCGCTATTTCCGCGCATCGAGAAATAA
- a CDS encoding DMT family transporter, translating into MLEAVIASIGYAGGVVADKIILCRHRVPVLRFIPLLFIWLAIISAIFLPLYGSINWNGLLTAQYIILFILLIVVAVTWNIFYYKGIQKEEIHEFELIMLLSPLVTILLATIFLPKERDWTIFVAAVVASGALLATRFRHHHMKIGRTAWQTMLAMVLMSAESIFIKEMLAVMSPVTLYFIRTAIVGLVFLIAYRPKLFSMPRTAYGLTIISAIFGVVQMVLKFYGFDSLGVVETTMILVLGPFLVYFASSYYFKEQLYKRDIFAAVIVILCILFVTFKNSFL; encoded by the coding sequence ATGCTCGAAGCAGTTATCGCTTCAATTGGATATGCGGGGGGAGTCGTTGCAGATAAAATCATTTTGTGCCGGCACAGAGTTCCGGTACTCCGATTCATTCCGTTGCTTTTCATTTGGCTTGCAATTATTTCCGCAATATTCTTACCGCTTTATGGATCGATCAATTGGAATGGCCTTTTGACTGCACAATATATTATTCTCTTTATCTTGCTCATTGTGGTTGCGGTGACCTGGAATATTTTTTATTACAAAGGAATTCAAAAAGAGGAGATTCACGAGTTTGAACTCATTATGCTCTTATCTCCGCTGGTTACGATTCTTCTTGCCACGATATTTTTGCCAAAGGAGCGCGATTGGACAATATTCGTCGCCGCGGTTGTCGCTTCGGGAGCTCTTCTTGCTACGAGATTTCGCCATCACCATATGAAAATAGGCCGGACGGCTTGGCAAACAATGTTGGCAATGGTGCTCATGTCGGCAGAATCAATATTTATCAAGGAAATGCTTGCGGTGATGTCACCAGTTACCCTCTATTTCATCCGGACTGCAATAGTCGGGTTGGTTTTCTTGATCGCATACCGGCCAAAATTGTTCTCAATGCCGAGAACCGCTTACGGGCTGACGATAATCTCAGCGATTTTTGGCGTGGTCCAAATGGTCTTGAAATTTTACGGATTCGATTCGCTCGGAGTTGTCGAGACGACCATGATTTTGGTTCTTGGCCCATTTCTTGTGTATTTTGCTTCATCCTATTATTTCAAAGAGCAGCTTTATAAACGCGATATTTTTGCTGCAGTAATCGTGATACTTTGCATCTTATTTGTGACATTCAAAAACAGCTTTTTGTAA